The Hyperolius riggenbachi isolate aHypRig1 chromosome 3, aHypRig1.pri, whole genome shotgun sequence genome window below encodes:
- the LOC137561978 gene encoding olfactory receptor 5P50-like, whose amino-acid sequence MCEANQTQVTQIYLLGFQDLYKFKFIFFVGVFLCYMLVLSGNLLIFTLVTTTDHLKIPMFIFLKHLAITDVLLTTTVVPLMLHIILVDEGSLTFIGCIAQLYCFGIFGCVQTFLIAAMSYDRYLAICIPLRYASLMNIHICLQLFIGSWFLVVLLISSEVFVLCQFHFCGLNYIDHFFCDFGPIVELATSVKFNFMIQDITTSVFVIACPFAFIVITYACISFAIMKISSANGRRKAFSTCSSHLTTVCTYYGTLITVYIVPTDYSSAKTNKYMSLLYLVVTPVMNPIIYSLRNKEIKRTLLKLLKRSL is encoded by the coding sequence ATGTGTGAGGCCAATCAGACACAAGTCACACAGATTTATTTACTTGGGTTCCAAGATTTATACAAATTcaaatttatattttttgttGGGGTTTTTTTATGTTATATGTTGGTACTCAGTGGTAACCTTCTAATTTTCACCTTGGTGACCACTACAGATCATCTTAAAATCCCGATGTTCATTTTTTTGAAACACTTGGCTATCACAGATGTCCTTCTGACGACTACTGTAGTTCCCTTGATGCTGCACATTATATTGGTTGATGAAGGTTCCCTCACATTTATTGGTTGCATTGCCCAGCTGTATTGCTTTGGCATATTTGGATGTGTGCAAACTTTTCTCATTGCTGCTATGTCCTATGATCGATATTTGGCTATTTGTATACCATTGCGCTATGCCTCCCTTATGAACATTCACATTTGTCTCCAACTTTTTATTGGATCGTGGTTCTTAGTTGTCCTGCTAATATCAAGTGAAGTATTTGTGTTGTGTCAGTTTCACTTCTGTGGGCTTAATTATATCGACCATTTCTTCTGTGATTTTGGGCCAATTGTAGAACTAGCTACATCAGTCAAATTTAATTTCATGATACAAGACATCACAACTTCTGTATTTGTGATTGCTTGTCCATTTGCATTCATAGTCATAACCTATGCCTGTATCTCGTTTGCCATTATGAAGATATCTTCTGCTAATGGGCGAAGAAAGGCCTTCTCCACTTGTAGCTCCCACCTGACCACAGTTTGCACTTATTATGGGACTTTAATCACTGTTTACATAGTTCCaactgactacagctcagcaaagACAAATAAATACATGTCTTTGCTGTACCTTGTGGTGACCCCAGTAATGAACCCCATCATCTACAGCCTAAGGAATAAAGAAATAAAGAGGACTTTGCTTAAACTGCTCAAACGTTCTTTATAA